The genomic stretch TTATAAAACCTGGTAGTGGTGTTGTATTGCCTTTGAGCAGACACAACATGTTTTCATGTATTTTGTTGCATTATTCTTATTTAAACCATTTAAAAATGTTCTAGTTTTACTTAATGATGCCAGTCTAAATTTGTAACATCAGTGGGGAATCAGGTTACAGCCCTCATTTTGTACACTGAGGGCTGAAAAGGCAAAACAAGGACATGATATGTTGTGAAACCACATTTTTGATCATGTACTGGGCTCAAGTCAAAACCTGACAGAATACTGCAGTGGATGGTAACAGTGCTGCTGATTGTTTACAATAATTTCGTTCACAGGTTAACACTGCATTCCCTGGTAATATGTCAGACAAATGCTGTTAGTGTCAGGGTTTGGCTCCTCTGTCTACCACTGAGTGGGAAGTTTACTGGTGACTCCCTTTAAGCAGATGACCCAGTGATACTGTATGTAAGACATAGTAAAATGGCAGTCATGTGACTTGCCTGATAATCTGAAACAAATAATCAATCAATTCGCCCCTTCATCCAGAAGAGCACCTGATTCTGCTGATtcattcaaaaacatttttgacatttttaatgtagcactcactcactgttttttcaaTACTGCACAGGAGGTGTGCAATCAGCAAACAGAAACTGGGTCAGTAGGGGAACATAATAAGCTGCTGTATATCTCAACTCCTTGTGCTTAAATACACAAACCTACCAATCACCCAGTTAAGTATGATACTGTGCATATTGTTGCTACAGATGAGGCCAAGCCTGTGGACAATGTTAAGGCGAAGGAATGCATCACCACGGTACTGAAAGGACTGGAGTCCATAGCTCCTCTGGTCCGCACTGTAGAAGAAACCCCTGAGCCGATCTCTACCGATGTACAAGGAACCATTCCCCCCTGGATCAATGGCAAACTCCTTCGCAACGGCCCGGGGAAGTTTGAGTTTGGAAACACACAGTAAGAAAACACTTAaatatgctgctgtgcaaaaagaaagaaaaacatgaccCAGAGTTAACATCTGTATTTGACTGCAGCTTTAACCACTGGTTTGATGGGATGGCTATGATGCACCAGTTTAAGATTGAGAGGGGTGAGGTGACGTACATGAGCCGGTTCCTGCAGAGCAATGCCTTCAAGAGGAACAGTGAAAGGGACCGCATTGTGATGTCAGAATTCGGTACCCTGGCTATGCCCGACCCCTGTAAAAACTTCTTTCTGCGCTTCCTGTCTCGCTTCAAAATGATGGGTGAGTAAGAAGACATGAAGTGCATAAACTGATGTGTAACAAAAGAACAAGCACTGAGTCACTGTCCAAGAATGCTGCTTTGTGTTATTTCTTACTTGCTCCAACTGTGATCAAGAAAGAGCAGATTGGTAGGATTGCAGGATGAcgagaggaaagaaaagaacaagTTGTTTAGATTCAATGTTCAGGACAAACCCTAAATCTGTAGTGAGGCCAAGGGTGGATCCTTTTAAGTCCTCCAAAGTTACATAATATTGGGCTATGGTGGGGAAACGGGAGGGGAGCAAAAAATTCGGGACTATCCAGCAGAACTAAAAGCTGTAAATCATGAACCATGGCATTTAAAAAgctttgtctctttctgtctttttttgttacagaacCCACAGACAATGCAAGTGTGAACTTTGTGAAGTACAAAAGCGACTACTACGTCAGCACGGAGACCAATTTCATTCACAGAGTGAACCCTGAGAACCTAGAAACATTGGAGAGGGTAAAGATGTTACTATCAGCTCTGATTATAGGTGCAGGCACGTTCACACATGCAGTAGCAGGCTAATCCTTCTCTGCTCTGTTCCACAGGTAGACTGGAGTAAGTTCATTGCTGTAAATGGAGCCACTGCCCACCCACACTATGAACCAGATGGTACCACCTATAATATGGGCAACTCCTATGGGAGCAAAGGTTTGTCTCAGTTTGcatattcattttttaatcACTATTAGAAATAAAGTTTATTAATTcaaattatcattattatgCACATCTTTCCAGGAGCACTGTACAACATCATCCGAGTGCCTCCAGAGAAGACAGATGGCAAAGACACCCTGCAAGGAGCCAAAGTCCTCTGTTCCATCGTGCCAGCAAACAAGTCCCATCCATCCTACTACCACAGCTTTGGTGAGCCTGCACTGCCTGGCTGTTTCTCAACAGTGGTATCTGTTTATAACACTCAGTCCTACCCTTCTGCCTTCAGCCATGTCTGAGAACTACGTGGTGTTCGTCGAGCAGCCAATTAAGATGGACCTGTTGAAGATTGTTACCTGTAAGCTCAGGGGGAAGGCTCTGAGTGACGGCATCTACTGGGATCCAAAGCAGGACACTGTCTTCCATCTTgttgacaaacacacaggagaggTGAGATGACACCGTGCTGGTTTAAGATTTAATTAACCTCTGCACTACTACCAAGAGACAAAAATAACCCACTCATTGTACTCTCGACTGCAGGTCAGCTCAGTGAAGTACCACACCAAAGCCATCTCCACCTTCCACCAGATCAATGCCTATGAGGAGGATGGATTCCTGATCCTGGATATGTGCTGCTCAGATGATGGCCAGGCTATCAACAACTACCTCATCCAGAACCTACGCAAGTCAGGGGAAGCACTAGATGAGGTCAgtgtatacacacaaacacacacacacattatcattCTTTTTACTTGCCTTCTGAGGATCAGACGTTTGGGCGTGGTtctttttgtgacatttttcaGCCTCTTTGCACAAATATAAGCATTTTTTCCTAGATGATGATAAATGCACTATGTTCCTGCCAGGTTTACAACACCCTCTGCAGGGCTTACCCACGACGTTTTGTTCTGCCCCTACATGTGACCACTGAAACACCATCAGACCAGAATCTGAACACTCGACCCTCCAGCACAGCATCAAGTGTCAAAATCAGTGAAGACAAGGCGAGCTGACGGAAATACCACATGTGTTGttcagctctgtctctgtggctgCTGACTTTAAGT from Parambassis ranga chromosome 14, fParRan2.1, whole genome shotgun sequence encodes the following:
- the LOC114445897 gene encoding beta,beta-carotene 9',10'-oxygenase-like encodes the protein MSPMETRSTDEAKPVDNVKAKECITTVLKGLESIAPLVRTVEETPEPISTDVQGTIPPWINGKLLRNGPGKFEFGNTHFNHWFDGMAMMHQFKIERGEVTYMSRFLQSNAFKRNSERDRIVMSEFGTLAMPDPCKNFFLRFLSRFKMMEPTDNASVNFVKYKSDYYVSTETNFIHRVNPENLETLERVDWSKFIAVNGATAHPHYEPDGTTYNMGNSYGSKGALYNIIRVPPEKTDGKDTLQGAKVLCSIVPANKSHPSYYHSFAMSENYVVFVEQPIKMDLLKIVTCKLRGKALSDGIYWDPKQDTVFHLVDKHTGEVSSVKYHTKAISTFHQINAYEEDGFLILDMCCSDDGQAINNYLIQNLRKSGEALDEVYNTLCRAYPRRFVLPLHVTTETPSDQNLNTRPSSTASSVKISEDKVFCQHEDLHGDDLHEYGGLEFPQINYGRCNTRTYRYFYGCGFRHLVGDSLLKMDLQDKSLKVWYQKGFYPSEPVFVPSPDAVEEDDGVILSVVLTPSQDKGTFLLVLDAKTFEELGRANVPVNMAYGFHGVFSASA